The Akkermansia muciniphila genome contains a region encoding:
- a CDS encoding glycoside hydrolase family 57 protein yields the protein MSNISLTFVAHQPNRLIHYDFFKIGEHAFYEDDDLNARVLSTVAERCYFPATRLMKQLIELTEGKFRFGLALSGVILEQALYHRPDLIAAFKELAETGCVDFLVMPYYNSLASVYSPQEFAEQIEEHRELLKKLFRRESDVLMNTGMLYSNAIAAQAETLGFKGIMADGNPAMLKGFTSNEVFLAPWVYNTTTIFRNRELSNDLAIMRTDPEWPEYPLPPTTFADWLTHQQGSVTTLSMDYETLGERQSDATGVFEFWRTMILSCVEAGNRFMTPSEVAQEIKPVSVCECTQEMTCSTFGTMSHWNGNVMQDEAIRKIYRLEKPVKAADDKDLTHVWRKLQSADHFHYMQKENSFTPYASAFDAYIYYMNALADLQIRVKRESRKPVPAAAS from the coding sequence ATGAGCAATATTTCCCTCACTTTCGTGGCACACCAGCCCAACCGGCTGATTCATTACGATTTCTTCAAAATTGGAGAACACGCCTTTTATGAAGATGACGATCTGAATGCCCGCGTGCTCAGCACGGTGGCGGAACGCTGTTATTTCCCGGCCACCCGGCTGATGAAGCAGCTCATTGAACTGACGGAGGGCAAATTCCGTTTCGGGCTGGCCCTCAGCGGCGTCATTCTGGAACAGGCCCTGTACCACAGGCCGGACCTCATCGCCGCCTTCAAGGAACTGGCGGAAACCGGCTGCGTGGACTTTCTGGTGATGCCTTACTACAACTCCCTGGCCTCCGTCTATTCCCCCCAGGAATTCGCGGAACAGATTGAAGAACACCGGGAGCTTCTCAAAAAACTCTTCCGCCGGGAATCAGACGTGCTGATGAACACCGGAATGCTTTACTCCAACGCCATTGCGGCGCAGGCGGAAACGCTCGGATTCAAGGGAATCATGGCGGACGGCAACCCCGCCATGCTCAAGGGATTCACCAGCAATGAAGTATTTCTGGCTCCGTGGGTGTACAACACCACCACCATCTTCCGCAACCGGGAACTCTCCAATGACCTGGCGATCATGCGGACCGATCCGGAATGGCCGGAATACCCGCTTCCCCCCACCACCTTCGCAGACTGGCTGACGCACCAGCAGGGCAGCGTCACCACCCTGTCCATGGACTATGAAACGCTTGGCGAACGCCAGTCAGACGCTACGGGCGTCTTTGAATTCTGGCGCACCATGATTCTCTCCTGCGTGGAAGCAGGCAATCGGTTCATGACCCCGTCTGAAGTAGCGCAGGAAATCAAGCCCGTCTCCGTCTGTGAATGCACCCAGGAAATGACCTGCTCCACCTTCGGAACCATGTCCCACTGGAACGGCAACGTCATGCAGGATGAAGCCATCCGCAAAATCTACCGGCTGGAAAAACCGGTAAAGGCCGCCGATGACAAGGACCTTACCCACGTCTGGCGCAAGCTTCAGAGTGCGGACCACTTCCATTACATGCAGAAGGAAAACTCCTTCACCCCGTATGCCTCTGCCTTTGACGCATACATCTACTACATGAACGCTCTGGCAGACCTGCAAATCCGGGTCAAGCGGGAATCCCGGAAACCCGTTCCCGCGGCAGCTTCCTGA
- the def gene encoding peptide deformylase has translation MLLEIAQYGNPVLKEKCRPVEHFDEGLKALAENMLETMYAAEGIGLAAPQVSIPVQLVVIDIPQEEESVTWLKVNGEDKKLSDIMPLMFANPVLEPYGPMHPFHEGCLSVLKIRASVVRPDFVKATVLLIDGREVTIDCNGLLARCLQHECDHLNGILFVERVSSAQKITLRNKLKRLAVEY, from the coding sequence ATGTTATTGGAAATAGCACAGTATGGAAATCCGGTATTGAAGGAAAAATGCCGTCCCGTGGAACATTTTGACGAAGGCCTGAAGGCCCTGGCGGAAAACATGCTGGAAACCATGTACGCCGCGGAGGGAATCGGCCTGGCGGCACCGCAGGTGAGCATTCCCGTGCAACTGGTGGTGATTGATATTCCGCAGGAGGAAGAGTCCGTGACGTGGCTGAAGGTGAACGGGGAAGACAAGAAGTTGTCCGACATCATGCCCCTGATGTTTGCCAATCCCGTTCTGGAGCCTTACGGTCCTATGCACCCCTTCCATGAAGGCTGCCTGAGCGTGCTCAAGATCCGCGCTTCCGTCGTGCGGCCGGATTTTGTCAAAGCCACGGTGCTTCTGATAGACGGCAGGGAAGTGACGATTGACTGCAACGGGCTGCTGGCCAGGTGCCTGCAGCATGAATGCGACCATTTGAACGGCATCCTGTTTGTGGAGCGCGTTTCCTCCGCCCAGAAGATTACCCTGCGCAACAAGCTGAAGCGCCTGGCTGTGGAGTATTAG
- a CDS encoding biopolymer transporter ExbD, with protein MQFYRKKARSMGVPIVPMIDILTILLIFFIVHTQWKKPQSLLKIDVPGAEFMEGAPSSEQRAVLAVTGESSISLNGSLVEMKELAAALEALKKENPEVKLQLDVDKKAEFGVIVGIWDALTSVGIDAGDVPARIEINKSGAQ; from the coding sequence ATGCAGTTTTACCGCAAGAAAGCAAGGAGCATGGGGGTGCCGATTGTCCCCATGATTGATATTTTAACCATTCTGCTCATCTTTTTCATTGTCCATACCCAGTGGAAAAAGCCGCAGTCCCTGCTGAAGATAGACGTTCCCGGCGCGGAGTTCATGGAAGGGGCTCCTTCCTCGGAACAGCGGGCCGTACTGGCCGTGACGGGGGAATCCTCCATTTCCCTGAATGGTAGCCTGGTGGAGATGAAGGAACTGGCCGCCGCGCTGGAAGCGCTGAAGAAGGAAAATCCGGAGGTCAAATTACAGCTTGATGTTGATAAAAAGGCGGAGTTTGGCGTCATTGTAGGCATTTGGGATGCGCTGACATCTGTGGGTATTGACGCGGGGGATGTTCCTGCCAGAATAGAAATCAACAAGTCCGGCGCTCAGTAA
- a CDS encoding MotA/TolQ/ExbB proton channel family protein, whose protein sequence is MNFIKDCIIFFQAGGVFMYPLAACSVLLIAAVIYRMFNMKRSIICPARLIRAVEQYTGGTLERGELEKIAADSNSVEGRLVLDALNSPLEDEASLKEMIQVKAREEFVMLQAGLPLLDMIVMIAPMFGILGTASGLVQIFSVFGMDESHGMIAQGIAQALNTTIAGLAIATPAVIAHVYYSRKLERISASMEVLLTELISFRCHHSQH, encoded by the coding sequence ATGAACTTTATCAAGGATTGCATCATATTCTTCCAGGCAGGCGGCGTCTTCATGTATCCGCTGGCGGCCTGTTCCGTCCTCCTCATTGCGGCCGTCATTTACCGTATGTTCAATATGAAGAGGAGCATCATCTGTCCCGCCAGGCTGATCCGGGCCGTGGAACAGTACACCGGCGGCACCCTGGAGCGCGGTGAGCTGGAGAAGATCGCCGCGGATTCCAATTCCGTGGAAGGCCGTCTGGTGCTGGACGCCCTGAATTCCCCGCTGGAGGATGAAGCCTCCCTGAAGGAGATGATCCAGGTGAAGGCCCGTGAAGAATTCGTGATGCTCCAGGCGGGCCTCCCCCTGCTGGACATGATTGTGATGATCGCCCCCATGTTCGGCATTCTGGGGACCGCCAGCGGCCTGGTGCAGATTTTCAGCGTGTTCGGCATGGATGAGAGCCACGGCATGATTGCCCAGGGGATCGCCCAGGCGCTGAATACGACGATTGCCGGTCTTGCCATCGCCACCCCCGCCGTGATCGCCCACGTTTATTATTCCCGCAAGCTGGAGCGCATCTCGGCCTCCATGGAAGTTCTGCTCACGGAGCTGATTTCCTTCCGCTGCCATCATTCCCAACACTGA
- a CDS encoding single-stranded DNA-binding protein has translation MANLNKVFLMGNLTADPELRYTPKGTAVTDIRLAINRYYAGDNSERQEETTFVDVTLWNRQAEVAGNYLSKGRGVFVEGRLQLDSWEDKASGQKRTKLRVIGENIQLFPRGGEGDMGGAPRQQSQGAPRSSNYGQSQSRPAQNYNPPPMPSNNQPSNDFGDMDDEIPF, from the coding sequence ATGGCCAATCTCAACAAAGTCTTCTTAATGGGCAATCTTACCGCTGATCCCGAGCTGCGCTACACCCCCAAGGGCACCGCCGTCACGGACATTCGCCTTGCCATTAACCGCTACTATGCGGGAGACAACAGCGAACGCCAGGAAGAAACCACCTTCGTGGACGTTACCCTCTGGAACCGTCAGGCGGAAGTGGCCGGCAACTACCTCAGCAAGGGCCGCGGAGTCTTTGTGGAAGGACGCCTGCAACTGGACTCCTGGGAAGACAAGGCCTCCGGCCAGAAGCGCACCAAGCTGCGGGTAATCGGTGAAAACATCCAGCTCTTCCCCCGCGGCGGTGAAGGCGACATGGGCGGCGCTCCGCGCCAGCAGTCCCAGGGCGCGCCCCGCTCCAGCAACTACGGGCAGTCCCAGTCCCGCCCGGCCCAGAACTACAACCCTCCCCCCATGCCGTCCAACAACCAGCCCTCCAACGACTTTGGAGACATGGACGACGAAATTCCGTTCTAA
- the purD gene encoding phosphoribosylamine--glycine ligase yields MKIAVIGKGGREHALVKALKESPSAPEMYCFPGSDAINRLAAPIPARDLPTLIDWMVSNKVDLCVAGEESYLVKDEGLANACARAGIPCWGPVKESAQLEASKEFAKEFLLRHQIPTGQARVAATLEEAQQFIGGVYPTVLKFDGLAAGKGVAVCMTREEADAFLKEVFTDRRFGEGRLLVEEFLTGPEVSIFGALVDDHYLILCPARDYKRLKEGDAGPNTGGMGAVASRRLVEPDMLERIEKEIVAPTVAGLKKDGLPYRGFLYFGLMLTPGGPKVIEYNCRFGDPECQAVMPLLSGDLASFCLHGAKGEFTPEEISFQNGWSVCCVLASRGYPETSHSGDCIQGLNDVVNASVYHAGTKWNADKNCFETNGGRVLAVVAQGETLSEARQRAHNETKKVKFDGMQRRPDIGFTSFV; encoded by the coding sequence ATGAAAATAGCCGTCATTGGAAAAGGTGGGCGTGAACACGCACTGGTCAAGGCTCTCAAGGAATCCCCTTCCGCCCCGGAAATGTACTGTTTTCCGGGCAGCGACGCCATCAACCGTCTGGCCGCCCCCATCCCTGCCAGGGATCTGCCTACGCTGATCGACTGGATGGTTTCCAATAAAGTGGACCTCTGCGTAGCCGGGGAGGAAAGCTATCTGGTGAAGGATGAGGGCTTGGCGAACGCCTGTGCCCGTGCAGGCATCCCCTGCTGGGGCCCCGTAAAGGAAAGCGCCCAGCTGGAAGCCAGCAAGGAATTTGCCAAGGAGTTCCTGCTCCGCCACCAGATACCCACCGGGCAGGCCCGTGTGGCCGCCACCCTGGAGGAAGCGCAGCAATTCATTGGCGGCGTTTATCCCACCGTGCTGAAATTTGACGGACTGGCCGCCGGAAAGGGCGTGGCCGTCTGCATGACCAGGGAGGAAGCGGACGCATTCCTGAAGGAAGTGTTTACGGACAGGCGCTTCGGTGAAGGGCGCCTGCTGGTGGAAGAATTTCTGACGGGGCCGGAAGTATCCATCTTCGGCGCTTTGGTGGACGACCACTACCTCATTCTCTGCCCGGCGCGCGACTACAAGCGCCTCAAGGAAGGCGACGCGGGCCCCAACACGGGCGGCATGGGCGCCGTGGCCTCTCGCCGGCTCGTGGAGCCGGACATGCTGGAACGCATTGAAAAGGAAATCGTGGCCCCCACGGTAGCCGGACTGAAAAAGGACGGGCTGCCCTACCGCGGCTTCCTGTACTTCGGCCTGATGCTGACCCCTGGCGGCCCCAAGGTGATTGAATACAACTGCCGCTTTGGGGACCCGGAATGCCAGGCCGTCATGCCTCTGCTCTCCGGAGACCTGGCTTCCTTCTGCCTTCATGGAGCCAAAGGGGAATTCACCCCGGAAGAAATCTCCTTCCAAAACGGTTGGAGCGTCTGCTGCGTGCTGGCCTCCCGGGGGTACCCGGAAACCTCCCACTCCGGCGACTGCATCCAGGGGTTGAACGACGTCGTGAACGCCTCCGTGTACCACGCGGGCACCAAATGGAATGCGGACAAAAATTGTTTTGAAACCAACGGCGGCCGCGTGCTGGCCGTGGTGGCGCAGGGAGAAACCCTGTCCGAAGCGCGCCAGCGCGCCCATAACGAAACCAAGAAGGTCAAATTTGACGGCATGCAGCGCCGCCCGGACATAGGCTTCACCAGCTTCGTCTGA
- a CDS encoding DUF1287 domain-containing protein, producing MKIPALLSLLFLSCSACLVADNAALAAKAREQIGVTVSYNGGYQSIPYPGGDVPKETGVCTDVVIRAMRAFGLDLQKAVHEDMKAHFSKYPKNWGLKTTDRSIDHRRVPNLRTFFSRRGWSVPITKTAADYKPGDLVTWNLGGSVPHIGIVSDKKTEEGTPLIIHNIGGGTQEEDCLFLYTITGHYRPVLDTGKQSSQS from the coding sequence ATGAAAATCCCTGCCCTTCTCTCCCTCCTGTTCCTTTCCTGTTCCGCGTGCCTAGTGGCGGACAACGCTGCGCTGGCCGCCAAGGCGCGCGAACAGATAGGAGTAACGGTCTCCTACAACGGAGGCTACCAGTCCATCCCCTACCCTGGCGGGGATGTTCCCAAGGAAACCGGAGTGTGCACGGACGTGGTCATCCGCGCCATGAGGGCCTTCGGCCTGGACCTTCAGAAAGCCGTGCATGAGGACATGAAGGCCCACTTCTCCAAATACCCCAAAAACTGGGGTCTGAAAACCACGGACCGCAGCATTGACCACCGGAGGGTGCCCAACCTCCGCACCTTCTTCAGCCGTCGGGGATGGTCCGTCCCCATCACTAAAACGGCGGCGGACTACAAGCCCGGCGATCTGGTTACCTGGAACCTGGGGGGCTCGGTCCCCCATATCGGCATCGTTTCCGACAAAAAGACGGAGGAAGGCACGCCGCTGATCATTCACAACATCGGCGGCGGCACGCAGGAGGAAGACTGCCTGTTCCTTTACACCATCACGGGCCACTACCGCCCCGTACTGGACACGGGGAAACAGAGTTCCCAATCCTGA
- a CDS encoding formate--tetrahydrofolate ligase, which produces MVTPAFSDCVNKLGVAENDVIPFGRNKAKISLDVLNKPASPGKLILVSAITPTPSGEGKTTVSIGLAQGLQAIGKKACLALRQPSMGPVFGRKGGATGGGKSSLTPPDEINMHFTGDFHAITSAHNLISAILDNAMFFHTLNIDERKVTWKRVMDMNDRSLRSVIVGLNKQGFPRETGFDITPASEIMACLCLATSYKDMEDRINRIVIGFTSDDKPVFARELGITGSVMALLKDALMPNLVQTVEGVPCFLHGGPFANIAHGCNSVLATKMALHFGDYAVTEAGFAFDLGAEKFLDIKCRQSGLDPAAIVIVATARALKMHGGTALADLKNTDVAALKKGLANLDAHLDAAAHYKRPVVVAVNKFFDDSREELDAIVEHCAERGIPCAIADIFSQGGEGGKDLAQMVAQAAEKPSAPFKPLYESALPVEEKLNIIARSIYGADGVELTPAAKKKLAQFEASRLTDLPVCMAKTQNSLSDNGRLRGRPTGFTVTVRDFEIANGAGFLVALCGEIMRMPALPVSPNAMHIYLDNKGNVQGL; this is translated from the coding sequence ATGGTCACACCTGCATTCTCCGATTGTGTCAACAAGCTGGGCGTCGCTGAAAACGACGTGATCCCCTTCGGCCGCAACAAGGCCAAGATTTCCCTGGATGTACTCAACAAGCCGGCCTCTCCCGGCAAGCTTATTCTGGTCTCCGCCATCACGCCCACCCCTTCCGGAGAAGGGAAAACCACCGTGTCCATCGGTTTGGCGCAAGGCTTGCAGGCCATCGGTAAAAAAGCCTGCCTGGCGCTCCGCCAGCCCTCCATGGGTCCGGTATTCGGCCGCAAGGGCGGCGCCACCGGCGGCGGCAAAAGCTCCCTGACGCCTCCGGATGAAATCAACATGCACTTTACGGGGGACTTTCATGCCATCACGTCCGCCCACAACCTGATCAGCGCCATCCTGGACAACGCCATGTTCTTCCACACGCTGAACATTGACGAACGCAAAGTCACCTGGAAGCGCGTCATGGACATGAACGACCGCTCCCTGCGCTCCGTCATCGTGGGGCTCAACAAGCAGGGCTTTCCGCGTGAAACGGGCTTCGACATCACCCCGGCTTCGGAAATCATGGCGTGCTTGTGCCTGGCTACCTCCTACAAGGACATGGAAGACCGCATCAACCGCATCGTGATCGGCTTCACGTCGGACGACAAGCCCGTATTCGCCCGGGAACTCGGCATCACCGGTTCCGTCATGGCCCTGCTGAAAGACGCCCTGATGCCCAACCTGGTGCAAACGGTGGAAGGCGTGCCCTGCTTCCTGCACGGCGGCCCGTTCGCCAACATCGCCCACGGCTGCAACTCCGTGCTGGCTACTAAAATGGCCCTGCACTTCGGCGACTATGCCGTCACGGAAGCCGGCTTCGCCTTTGACCTGGGAGCGGAAAAATTCCTGGACATCAAATGCCGCCAGTCCGGCCTGGATCCGGCCGCCATCGTCATTGTAGCCACGGCGCGCGCGCTGAAAATGCACGGAGGCACCGCCCTGGCGGACCTGAAAAACACGGACGTGGCCGCCCTGAAAAAAGGCCTGGCCAACCTGGACGCCCATCTGGACGCCGCTGCCCACTACAAACGGCCCGTGGTGGTGGCCGTCAACAAATTCTTTGACGACTCCCGGGAAGAACTGGACGCTATCGTGGAACACTGCGCGGAACGCGGCATCCCCTGCGCCATTGCGGACATCTTCTCCCAGGGAGGGGAAGGAGGCAAAGACCTGGCCCAAATGGTAGCGCAAGCCGCGGAAAAGCCCTCCGCCCCCTTCAAGCCCCTGTATGAATCCGCCCTGCCAGTGGAAGAAAAACTCAACATCATTGCCCGCAGCATTTACGGTGCGGACGGCGTGGAACTGACGCCCGCGGCCAAAAAGAAGCTGGCCCAGTTTGAAGCCAGCCGCCTGACGGACCTGCCCGTCTGCATGGCAAAAACCCAGAACTCCCTTTCCGACAACGGACGCCTGCGCGGACGCCCCACCGGATTCACCGTTACCGTGCGCGACTTTGAAATCGCCAACGGCGCCGGCTTCCTGGTGGCCCTGTGCGGGGAAATCATGCGCATGCCCGCCCTGCCCGTCTCCCCCAACGCCATGCACATCTATCTGGACAACAAGGGCAACGTCCAGGGGCTCTGA
- a CDS encoding 2-dehydropantoate 2-reductase, whose translation MKIAILGAGALGCYYGARLQESGQDVSFIVRSEYGYLKEHGLEVKSLHGDISLPHVKVYRDSAEVGPVDLVVVAWKSTANAGFAKALPPLMEPDTVVVTLQNGMGNAEKIARIIPADRIYVGLCFICAMRAEPGHVNHLEGGNIQFAPFVPSPEGSEKARELSELFASAGIKTRAFDAAEQIQWYKLVWNIPFNGLCLALGGISIAELYQNPENVARARRIMEEVVQAAKARGYTLPDDLVEFHLSRTESMGSFIPSSAVDYNAGRPIEYTAIWGDPSPRRTRPEPPFRNGSAWTGTSASA comes from the coding sequence ATGAAAATCGCCATTCTGGGGGCCGGAGCCCTCGGCTGCTATTACGGAGCCAGGCTCCAGGAATCGGGCCAGGACGTCTCCTTCATCGTACGTTCGGAATACGGCTACCTAAAAGAACACGGCCTGGAAGTGAAAAGCCTGCACGGAGACATCTCCCTGCCCCACGTCAAAGTCTACCGGGACTCCGCGGAAGTCGGGCCCGTGGACCTGGTCGTGGTCGCATGGAAAAGCACGGCAAATGCCGGGTTCGCCAAGGCCCTGCCTCCGCTGATGGAACCGGACACGGTCGTGGTGACCCTGCAAAACGGCATGGGAAATGCGGAGAAAATTGCCCGCATCATTCCGGCGGACCGCATCTATGTGGGCCTGTGCTTCATCTGCGCCATGCGCGCGGAGCCGGGCCATGTCAACCATCTGGAAGGCGGCAACATTCAGTTTGCCCCCTTCGTCCCCTCACCGGAAGGCTCTGAAAAGGCCCGGGAGCTCTCCGAATTGTTTGCCAGCGCCGGCATCAAGACCCGCGCCTTTGACGCCGCGGAACAAATCCAGTGGTACAAGCTCGTCTGGAACATCCCGTTCAACGGACTGTGCCTGGCGCTGGGGGGCATCAGCATTGCGGAACTCTATCAAAACCCGGAAAACGTCGCCCGGGCGCGCCGCATCATGGAAGAAGTAGTACAGGCGGCCAAGGCCCGCGGCTACACCCTGCCGGACGACCTGGTGGAATTCCACCTCTCCCGCACGGAAAGCATGGGCTCCTTCATCCCGTCCAGCGCGGTGGACTACAACGCAGGCCGCCCCATTGAATACACGGCCATCTGGGGTGACCCCTCGCCAAGGCGCACCAGGCCGGAGCCTCCCTTCCGGAATGGGAGCGCCTGGACCGGGACATCCGCAAGCGCCTGA
- a CDS encoding DUF2075 domain-containing protein, giving the protein MQQAYYSNDIQSFCTQSLEEILGQLAVNNSFDLEQNLRNSWVDEIKLLQHVLQNIPTGSLAFEYTIPRIGERIDVVIAYAGVLYILEFKVGETCYPRYASDQVVDYALALKYFHQESHHRKIVPLVVCTKAPPKEHELKAYQDGVYHPLLCNADTLGPTLRKLTDKLFDEEFSFEQWLASPYMPTPTIIEAAQALYRGHDVKEISRSDAGAYNLSRTTQTLNRIIDQSKQNHEKSICFVTGVPGAGKTLVGLNIANERHQYDEQEHAVFLSGNGPLVSVLREALARDEVKRSKGEITKTESKRKVSAFIQNIHHFRNAGLPPATQAPVEKVAIFDEAQRAWTKEQTAKFMLKRHSLPWDMSEPEFLISVMDRHQDWAVIICLIGGGQEIHTGEAGLPAWFDALRERFPHWNVYASPQISDTEYTRGTSLKTLFKGLPLDERTDLHLSVSIRSFRNEQVSAFVKSLLDKDLPVAQHLYSALSSDYPIVLTRNLQKARQWVREQARGTERYGIIASSGAKRLRQFGIWVQSNIQAENWFLNGKEDVRSSYFLEDTATEFDIQGLEIDWAVVAWDADYRIENGHFKSYNFTGSSWKTVGQRDAQLYLKNTYRVLLTRARQGFVLFIPEGCDADLTRQCSFYDGIYYYLKEIGIKEL; this is encoded by the coding sequence ATGCAACAAGCCTATTATTCTAATGATATACAATCATTTTGCACCCAATCTCTAGAAGAAATTTTAGGTCAACTTGCTGTTAATAACTCCTTTGACCTAGAGCAAAATTTACGTAATTCATGGGTTGACGAGATCAAATTACTACAACACGTTCTTCAAAATATTCCTACTGGTTCACTGGCCTTTGAATATACAATTCCCCGTATTGGAGAACGGATAGACGTGGTCATAGCCTATGCAGGTGTTCTCTACATCCTTGAATTTAAAGTAGGAGAAACATGTTATCCCAGATACGCCAGTGACCAGGTGGTAGACTATGCCTTAGCACTTAAGTATTTTCATCAAGAAAGCCATCACAGGAAAATTGTTCCTCTTGTCGTTTGCACGAAAGCCCCCCCTAAGGAGCATGAACTTAAAGCATACCAAGACGGAGTATATCACCCTCTTCTTTGCAATGCTGATACTTTAGGTCCCACCTTAAGAAAGCTTACTGATAAGTTATTTGATGAGGAGTTCTCTTTTGAACAATGGTTAGCTTCACCATACATGCCAACTCCTACCATTATTGAAGCTGCACAAGCGCTTTACCGTGGGCATGATGTTAAAGAAATTTCACGAAGTGATGCAGGAGCTTACAATCTGAGCCGCACCACACAGACACTGAATAGGATTATTGATCAAAGTAAACAAAACCATGAAAAATCCATCTGCTTTGTCACCGGAGTGCCTGGTGCAGGAAAAACCTTGGTAGGCCTTAATATTGCTAATGAACGGCATCAATATGATGAACAAGAGCATGCTGTTTTTCTTTCTGGTAATGGCCCATTAGTTTCTGTCTTGCGGGAGGCCCTGGCACGGGATGAAGTCAAACGCTCTAAAGGTGAAATTACAAAAACAGAATCTAAAAGAAAAGTCTCTGCTTTTATTCAGAATATTCATCACTTTCGTAATGCAGGCTTACCTCCAGCTACCCAAGCTCCTGTAGAGAAAGTGGCCATCTTTGACGAAGCGCAACGTGCCTGGACAAAAGAACAAACGGCCAAGTTTATGCTGAAACGTCACAGCCTTCCCTGGGATATGTCGGAACCTGAATTTTTGATTAGTGTGATGGACCGGCACCAAGATTGGGCGGTTATTATCTGTTTAATCGGAGGGGGGCAAGAAATCCATACAGGGGAGGCGGGGTTGCCTGCTTGGTTTGACGCATTAAGAGAACGTTTTCCCCATTGGAATGTTTATGCATCCCCTCAAATCTCTGATACGGAATATACGAGAGGAACCTCCCTTAAAACTCTCTTTAAGGGGTTACCTCTTGATGAAAGAACAGACCTGCACCTCTCTGTTTCCATCCGTTCTTTCCGGAATGAACAAGTTTCAGCATTTGTAAAATCTCTTTTAGACAAAGACTTGCCAGTAGCTCAGCACCTCTATTCTGCTCTTTCATCTGACTATCCCATTGTGCTTACTCGTAACCTACAAAAAGCGCGTCAATGGGTACGTGAGCAAGCCAGGGGAACAGAACGTTATGGAATCATTGCCAGTTCTGGGGCCAAACGGTTACGCCAATTTGGAATTTGGGTACAAAGTAACATTCAGGCAGAAAACTGGTTTCTAAATGGTAAGGAGGATGTCCGATCTTCCTATTTTCTAGAAGATACGGCCACGGAATTTGATATTCAAGGTCTGGAAATTGATTGGGCCGTTGTCGCGTGGGATGCAGATTACCGCATTGAAAATGGACATTTCAAATCTTATAACTTTACAGGGTCTAGCTGGAAAACAGTAGGTCAAAGAGATGCCCAGCTCTATCTTAAAAATACCTATCGCGTCTTATTGACACGAGCCCGACAAGGATTTGTGCTCTTTATACCAGAAGGCTGTGACGCGGATTTGACTCGGCAATGTTCCTTTTATGATGGTATTTATTATTATTTAAAAGAAATAGGAATAAAGGAGCTATAA
- a CDS encoding metallophosphoesterase family protein: MSRIALISDIHANLPALEAVMKDIEQLRCDAVYCLGDIVGYNANPSECLEFIRERQIPTVRGNHDEEAIGEDNPAGMNPVAYNALMWTRRQLSDEQKKWLRRAPFQRILPNEIVLVHATQDKPNSWAYVTNVDTATHSINMLRDNQFLCFNGHTHVPRTFIRHEGSIQEYESGDIQLLKTNKYLINVGSVGQPRDGDPRAAYGVLDVDSMVYYQRRVEYDVEEAQRRILAAGLPDMLARRLGEGI; the protein is encoded by the coding sequence ATGAGTAGAATAGCCCTGATCAGTGACATCCATGCCAACCTGCCCGCTCTGGAAGCGGTAATGAAGGATATAGAACAGTTGCGATGCGATGCCGTTTACTGCCTGGGTGATATTGTAGGCTACAACGCCAATCCTTCCGAATGCCTTGAATTCATCCGCGAACGCCAGATTCCCACCGTGCGCGGCAACCATGATGAGGAAGCCATTGGGGAGGACAATCCCGCAGGCATGAATCCCGTAGCGTACAACGCCCTGATGTGGACGCGCCGGCAGCTTTCCGACGAACAGAAGAAGTGGCTGCGCCGCGCGCCGTTCCAGCGCATCCTGCCCAATGAAATCGTTCTGGTGCACGCCACGCAGGACAAGCCCAATTCCTGGGCCTACGTCACGAATGTGGATACGGCCACGCACAGCATCAACATGCTGCGCGACAACCAATTCCTGTGCTTCAACGGCCATACGCACGTCCCCCGCACTTTCATTCGCCATGAAGGGAGCATCCAGGAATATGAATCCGGGGACATCCAGCTTCTCAAAACCAACAAGTACCTCATCAATGTAGGTTCCGTCGGCCAGCCCCGGGACGGAGACCCCCGCGCCGCCTATGGCGTGCTGGATGTGGACAGCATGGTTTACTACCAGCGCCGCGTGGAGTACGACGTGGAGGAGGCGCAGAGGCGCATCCTGGCCGCCGGGCTTCCGGACATGCTGGCACGCCGCCTGGGGGAAGGCATTTAG